The Amycolatopsis umgeniensis DNA segment ACGCAGCGGGAGGTCGAACCGGGGAAGCTCGCGCGAGTGTCCTCTTTGGACTTCCTGTTCTCCTACGGCCTGGCGCCCGCCGGACTCGCGTTCATCGCGCCCGCGATCAGTCAGTTCGGCGCGGCGCCGGTGCTGGCGGTGTGCGCCGTGGTCTGTTTCGCCGCACCGGCCGCCGCCGCGCTCATTCCCTCTTCGCGAGATTTCCGGGTCACCGCACCGATCAAGAATGTCTAGGTCTTGCGCTCGCTTGCGGTAAAGTTTCACCCATGACGCGTCGTCTTGCCGAAGTAGCCCTCAAGGTCGGGGTCAGCGAAGCCACGGTCAGCCGGGTGCTCAACGGCCGGTCCGGGGTCTCCGCCAGCACCCGGGCCGCCGTCCTCACCGCACTGGACGTGATGGGCTACGAGCGGCCGACCCAGCTGCGCGGCGATCGCGCCCGCCTGGTCGGGCTGGTCCTTCCCGAACTGCAGAATCCCATCTTCCCCGCACTGGCCGAGATCATGGGCAACGCGCTCGCCCAGCAGGGTTTCACCCCGGTGCTGTGCACGCGCACGGCGGGCGGGGTCTCCGAAGCCGAGTACGTCGAACTGCTGTTGCAGCAACAGGTTTCCGGCGTCGTGTTCGCCGGCGGACTGTACGCACAGGCCGACGCGGTGCACTCCCACTACCACCATCTCGCCGAGCGCCGCCTGCCGACGGTGCTGATCAACGCCGCCGTCGACCACCTCGGACTGCCGCAGATCTCGTGCGACGACGCTGTCGCCGTCGAGCAGGTCGTCGGGCATCTGAGCTCGCTCGGACACGAGAAGATCGGCCTCGTCCTCGGTCCGACCGATCACGTGCCGTCCCAGCGCAAACTCGAGGCGTTTCGCGCTTACGCGGCGAAGCTCGGACTCCCGGTCTTGGACGAACTCATCGAGCACGGCATGTTCTCCATCGAGGGCGGTCACGCGGCCGCGGCCCGGCTGTACCCGCGCGGCGCGACCGCGGTCCTGTGCGCGAGCGACCTGCTGGCCTTGGGCGCGATCCGCGCGGCCCGGCGCCAGGGACTCTCGGTACCCGAGGACGTCTCGGTCGTCGGCTACGACGATTCGGCACTGATGAACTGCACCGATCCGCCGCTGACCACCACCCGCCAGCCGATCGAGGCGATGGGCCGCGCCGTGGTGGAACTGCTGGTCAAGCGCATAAACGGCGGCGAAGTGGCGGCCGAGGAGCTGCTTTTCGCCCCCGAGCTCGTCGTCCGGGGCTCCACCGCACGCCGGTAACCCCGAGAGTGGGCCGAAGGGGCCCTTCACCGCGTTTGACGCGGCGAAGGGCCCCTTCGTCGCGTCTGACGCGACCAGAGGAGCCTTCACACTCAGCCGCAGCCGTAACGGCGACTGTCGCTAAGTTGCAAGTTCTCATCCAGTTATTGCGTTAATCTGGGGCTTCACTTTAGAGTGACCGCAATCACGTGACAGCCGTCGCGATCCCGAGATGAGGCTTGAAGATGAGCAGCACTTGGTCCCCCACCGTGCGCCGCCGGATGTTCTGCCTGCTCCTTGCGGGCGGGCTCACCCTGGGGGCGGCCGCCTGCGGCTCCGGTTCCGGTGAAAGCACCGGGGCCGGGGGCAAGGTCAAGATCACCGTCACCGGCCAGCCCCCGACCAGCCAGCCGTTCGAGCGCGGCGTGTTCGACGCCGACGTCAAGGAGTTCGAGGAGTCCCATCCGGACATCGACATCGAGCCGCACGAAGGGTTCATGGACCCGAAGACGTTCTCTGCCAAGCTCGCCGGCGGTCAGCTGGAGGACGTCTACTACGTGTACTTCACCGACCCGGCGCAGATCATCGCTCGCCGCCAAGCCGCCGACATCACCGAAGCGGCCAAGGGCCTGAAGAACTTCGGCGACCTCAAACCCGAACTGCTGGACAACTTCCGGGGTGCCGACGGCAAGCTCTACGGCCTGCCCACGATGAACTACAGCATGGGCCTGCTCTACAGCCGTCCGCTGTTCCAGAAGGCCGGGCTCGACCCGAACAAACCGCCGCAAACCTGGGACGAGGTCCGTGAAGCGGCCAAGAAGATCACCGCGCTGGGCAACGGCACCGTCGGGTACGCCGACTACAGCAAGAACAACCAGGGCGGCTGGCATCTGACCAGCTGGCTCTACTCCATGGGCAGCGAAGTCGCGCGCAAGGACGGCGACAAATGGGTCGCCGCCTTCAACAACGACAAGGCCAAGGCCGCCCTGAACCAGCTGCGCGCCATGCGCTGGGACGACGACACCATGGGCAGCAAGCAGCTGCTCGAAGCGCAGGACGTCCAGCGCATGATGGGCGCGGGCCAGCTCGGCATGTACATGGCCGCCCCGGACAACGTCCTGGTGCTGGTCAAGCAGTTCAACGGCAAGTACGAGGACTACGGCGTCGCCGGGATGCCGGGCGGGCAGGGCACGCTGCTGGGCGGCGAGGGCTACATGGTCAATCCCAAGGCCTCGCCGGAGAAGATCAAGGCCGGCCTGGAATGGGTCCGCTGGAAGTACCTCAACCCGGAGCGTTTCGAGAAGCACGTCCAGCAGTACGTCGACGGCAAGCAGCCGGTCGGCCTGCCCGCCGAGCCGACGCCGGACATCTGGCAGGGTGCCGTCCGCGATCAGCAGCTCGCGCTCAAGTCCAAGCACGCCAACGTCCCCGCCGAGAACTTCCAGTCCTATGTGGACGCCAGTTCCCGGATCAAGGGCAGCATCGAACCGCCGAACGCGCAGCAGGTGTACGCCGTGCTCGACAGCGTGATGCAGGCGGTGCTCACCGATCGGAACGCGAACGTCGATCAGCAGCTGTCGTCGGCCGAGTCGAAGGTCAACAGTGTCCTCGCACAGGTCAAGTAGCGTCCTCGACTGGCCCGCGACGTCGTCGTCGCGGGCCGGTCGCCCGGTCGCGTCCGCGGCGGAGCGCCGCCGGAACCGGTTGCGGCGCAAGCTCAAGGAGAACCTCACCGCGTACGGCCTGCTGTGCGCCGCGCTCGTGGTGTTCGCGCTGTTCTCGTGGTACCCGATCGTGCGCGGGGTGCTGCTGAGCTTCCAGCAGGTCGACTTCGTCAACCCGCCGTCGTGGGTCGGGTTCGACAACTTCACCCGCCTGTTCGAGGATCCGCTGTTCGGCGTCGCGTGGCGCAACACCCTGCTGTTCACCGTGCTGGCGCTGGTCTTCGGCTTCCTGGTGCCGTTCCTGACCGCGGTACTGCTCAACGAACTGCGCCACGCCAAGGCGTTCTTCCGGCTCGCGGTCTACCTGCCGGTGATGCTGCCGCCGGTGGTCACCGCCCTGATGTGGAAGTGGTTCTACGACCCGGGTTCCGGTCTGTTCAACTCCGCGCTCGGCGCCGTCGGCCTCCCCGGCGGCCAATGGCTCGACTCGAGCGACACCTCGATGTTGTCGCTGGTGTTCGTCTCCACGTGGGCGAACATGGGGAGCACCACACTGATCTACCTCGCCGCGCTCGGCACCATCCCCGGCGAGCTCTACGAAGCCGCCGAGCTCGACGGCGCCGGGATGTGGAAGCGCCTGATCCACGTCACCCTGCCGCAGACCAGGTTCGTCCTGCTGGTGCTCCTGTTGCTGCAGGTCGTCGCGACCATGCAGGTGTTCACCGAGCCGTACGTGATGACCGGCGGCGGTCCCGACGACTCCACCGTCACTGTTCTCCTGCTCCTGTACCGCTACGCCTTCGTCTACAACGACTTCGGCTCGGCCAGCGCGTTGAGCCTGTTGCTGTTCGTCGCGCTAGGCGTGTTCTCCGCGCTGTACGTGCGCGTGACCCGGAAGGCGGACGAGTCATGAGGACGCTCGTCTCCCCCAGCACGCTCCGCAGCCCTGGTGGGAAGATCGGGTACGCCGTCATCTTCGGCTGCACCCTGCTCCTGTTCGTCATCGCGTTCCTGTTCCCGCTCTACTGGGCGATGACCGGCGCGATGAAATCGCCGCAGGAATTGGCTCAGACCCCGGCGACCTTCATTCCGAACGAGTGGCATCCGGAGACCTTCGCCGACGCGTGGGACCAGCTGAGTCTCGGCAAGTACTTCCTCAACACGATCATCGTCGCCGGCGGCGCGTGGCTGGCGCAGCTGGCTATCGACGTCCCCGCCGCGTTCGCGTTGTCGAAGCTGCGGCCGAAATTCGGCAACGTCGTACTGGGGCTCATGCTCGCGACGTTGATGCTGCCCGCGGCGGCGCTGCTGGTGCCGACCTACGTGACGATCACCGATCTGCCGCTGCTGAACGTCAACCTGATCAACTCACCGGCCGCGGTCTGGCTGCCCGCCGCCGCCAACGCGTTCAACATCTACCTGCTGAAAAGGTTCTTCGACCAGATCCCGGACGAGCTGATCGAGGCCGCGCGGCTCGACGGCGCCGGGCCGGTGCGCACGCTGTGGCGCATCATCCTGCCGATCTCACGGCCGATCCTCGCCGTGGTCTCGATCCTCGCGGTGGTGGCCGCGTGGAAGGACTTCATC contains these protein-coding regions:
- a CDS encoding LacI family DNA-binding transcriptional regulator, whose product is MTRRLAEVALKVGVSEATVSRVLNGRSGVSASTRAAVLTALDVMGYERPTQLRGDRARLVGLVLPELQNPIFPALAEIMGNALAQQGFTPVLCTRTAGGVSEAEYVELLLQQQVSGVVFAGGLYAQADAVHSHYHHLAERRLPTVLINAAVDHLGLPQISCDDAVAVEQVVGHLSSLGHEKIGLVLGPTDHVPSQRKLEAFRAYAAKLGLPVLDELIEHGMFSIEGGHAAAARLYPRGATAVLCASDLLALGAIRAARRQGLSVPEDVSVVGYDDSALMNCTDPPLTTTRQPIEAMGRAVVELLVKRINGGEVAAEELLFAPELVVRGSTARR
- a CDS encoding ABC transporter substrate-binding protein, producing MSSTWSPTVRRRMFCLLLAGGLTLGAAACGSGSGESTGAGGKVKITVTGQPPTSQPFERGVFDADVKEFEESHPDIDIEPHEGFMDPKTFSAKLAGGQLEDVYYVYFTDPAQIIARRQAADITEAAKGLKNFGDLKPELLDNFRGADGKLYGLPTMNYSMGLLYSRPLFQKAGLDPNKPPQTWDEVREAAKKITALGNGTVGYADYSKNNQGGWHLTSWLYSMGSEVARKDGDKWVAAFNNDKAKAALNQLRAMRWDDDTMGSKQLLEAQDVQRMMGAGQLGMYMAAPDNVLVLVKQFNGKYEDYGVAGMPGGQGTLLGGEGYMVNPKASPEKIKAGLEWVRWKYLNPERFEKHVQQYVDGKQPVGLPAEPTPDIWQGAVRDQQLALKSKHANVPAENFQSYVDASSRIKGSIEPPNAQQVYAVLDSVMQAVLTDRNANVDQQLSSAESKVNSVLAQVK
- a CDS encoding ABC transporter permease subunit, whose product is MSSHRSSSVLDWPATSSSRAGRPVASAAERRRNRLRRKLKENLTAYGLLCAALVVFALFSWYPIVRGVLLSFQQVDFVNPPSWVGFDNFTRLFEDPLFGVAWRNTLLFTVLALVFGFLVPFLTAVLLNELRHAKAFFRLAVYLPVMLPPVVTALMWKWFYDPGSGLFNSALGAVGLPGGQWLDSSDTSMLSLVFVSTWANMGSTTLIYLAALGTIPGELYEAAELDGAGMWKRLIHVTLPQTRFVLLVLLLLQVVATMQVFTEPYVMTGGGPDDSTVTVLLLLYRYAFVYNDFGSASALSLLLFVALGVFSALYVRVTRKADES
- a CDS encoding carbohydrate ABC transporter permease; the encoded protein is MRTLVSPSTLRSPGGKIGYAVIFGCTLLLFVIAFLFPLYWAMTGAMKSPQELAQTPATFIPNEWHPETFADAWDQLSLGKYFLNTIIVAGGAWLAQLAIDVPAAFALSKLRPKFGNVVLGLMLATLMLPAAALLVPTYVTITDLPLLNVNLINSPAAVWLPAAANAFNIYLLKRFFDQIPDELIEAARLDGAGPVRTLWRIILPISRPILAVVSILAVVAAWKDFIWPLLVFPDTEKQTLSVMLQRVAIDMPLNVLVAGMVLASLPMVALFLAFQRHILAGLTAGSVKG